Proteins encoded in a region of the Rhizobium sp. CC-YZS058 genome:
- a CDS encoding NADH-quinone oxidoreductase subunit M: MTDWPILSAVTFLPLVGVVLLLLTRDDSASGRRNVLNIALLTTVVTFLLSLFIWAGFDNANPGFQFVEKHAWLGTGISYHLGVDGISMLFVILTTFLMPFCVLASWESVEKRIKSYMIAFLLLEVVMTGVFVSLDIVLFYVFFEATLIPMFVIIGVWGGKERVYASYKFFLYTLFGSVLMMLAIMAMYWQAGTTDMIELLKFGFPAGMQTWLWLACFAAFAVKMPMWPVHTWLPDAHVQAPTAGSVILAGVMLKLGGYGMVRISLSMFPLASEQFAPLVFTLSVVAIIYTSLVAMMQQDIKKLIAYSSVAHMGYVTMGIFAANAQGIQGAIFQMLSHGIVSSALFLCVGVVYDRLHTREISAYGGLVNNMPKYAVVFMVFTMANVGLPGTSGFVGEITTLLGAFRANTWVALFATTGVILSACYALWLYRRVIWGALEKEKLKGLLDLTTREKIILYPLVFLTIFFGVYPAPVFDATAASVDLVINNYTAALQAAQSVALSAN; this comes from the coding sequence ATGACCGATTGGCCCATTCTTTCGGCGGTCACCTTCCTGCCGCTGGTCGGCGTCGTGCTCCTGTTGCTCACGCGCGACGACAGCGCCAGCGGCCGGCGCAATGTGCTCAACATCGCGCTGCTGACGACCGTCGTCACCTTCCTCCTGTCGCTCTTCATCTGGGCCGGCTTCGACAATGCCAATCCGGGCTTCCAGTTCGTCGAAAAGCACGCCTGGCTCGGCACAGGCATCTCCTATCATCTGGGCGTCGACGGCATTTCCATGCTGTTCGTCATCCTGACGACCTTCCTGATGCCCTTCTGCGTGCTCGCCAGCTGGGAGTCGGTGGAAAAGCGCATCAAGTCCTACATGATCGCCTTCCTGCTGCTCGAAGTCGTCATGACTGGCGTCTTCGTCTCGCTCGATATCGTGCTCTTCTACGTCTTCTTCGAAGCGACCCTCATTCCGATGTTCGTCATCATCGGCGTCTGGGGCGGCAAGGAGCGCGTCTATGCGAGCTACAAGTTCTTCCTCTACACGCTGTTCGGCTCGGTGCTGATGATGCTCGCCATCATGGCCATGTACTGGCAGGCCGGCACGACCGATATGATCGAGCTCCTGAAGTTCGGCTTCCCGGCCGGCATGCAGACCTGGCTGTGGCTCGCCTGCTTCGCGGCCTTCGCCGTGAAGATGCCGATGTGGCCGGTGCACACCTGGCTGCCGGACGCCCACGTGCAGGCGCCGACCGCAGGCTCGGTCATCCTGGCCGGCGTCATGCTGAAGCTTGGTGGCTACGGCATGGTACGCATCTCGCTCTCCATGTTCCCGCTCGCCTCCGAGCAGTTCGCACCGCTCGTCTTCACCCTGTCCGTCGTCGCCATCATCTACACCTCGCTGGTGGCGATGATGCAGCAGGACATCAAGAAGCTGATCGCCTATTCCTCCGTCGCCCATATGGGTTACGTGACGATGGGGATCTTCGCGGCCAATGCGCAGGGCATCCAGGGCGCGATCTTCCAGATGCTCTCGCACGGCATCGTCTCCTCGGCGCTCTTCCTCTGCGTCGGCGTGGTCTATGACCGTTTGCACACCCGCGAAATCTCGGCCTATGGCGGTCTCGTCAACAACATGCCGAAGTATGCGGTCGTGTTCATGGTGTTCACCATGGCCAATGTCGGCCTTCCCGGGACCTCCGGCTTCGTCGGCGAAATCACGACCCTGCTCGGCGCCTTCCGCGCCAACACCTGGGTTGCGCTCTTTGCCACCACCGGCGTCATCCTTTCGGCCTGCTATGCGCTCTGGCTCTATCGCCGGGTCATCTGGGGTGCTCTGGAGAAGGAAAAGCTGAAGGGGCTCCTGGACCTCACGACGCGCGAGAAGATCATTCTTTATCCGCTTGTGTTC